TTGGCTTTTCCTGAatgtttgtgtcaggaatttttagatttaatatattCTGTCACCAATGTATCAAatttttctatcatatcttcaacAGCTGAGATTCTGCCTTGCATCCCCTGTTTTCTGTGGGTGATGCCTGCATCTGTAAGCAGTTCCTGTTTGCTTACCTAGATCTTTTATTTCCACAAAtccctctgtgttttctttattgcttcaagttccttttTCCAGTCTTGAGCAGTTTTAGTCATATCCTtcaactgttttgtttgtttccttgactGTCTAGACTTTTCCAGTTCCCTCTTTAAGGACCTATATGATCTACCTAAAGTTtgttttaaggtatttttcttgGCCTTCACTTGTGTTGAAATAATCAGGCCTGCTATAATAGTATGCTTGGGCTCCGGTGGTGACATATTACCTTCGCTATGGTTGGTTCTGTTCTTGTGCTGGCATGTAGGCATCTACATTTGGGGAGATTACACTTTGAGGTACagatttctgtgtttgtctttattAGATGTGTACTTTGTTTCTTGGTCTCTGTTTCCGCTCTGGTCTTCTGGCCATTGTTGCCTATGGTTGAACAGGGTCTATCTACCCAAGATGAGCTGGATTTCTGTTGGTGGCCAGGTTTGAATCTGGTAAAGCAGGATCAATAAATGGGCATACATTTTGTCCTTTCAATTTTACACTAAGCTTTTGTGATGGTTTAAATGTGTGAGGCCCAGAGGGTGGCACacttaggagttgtggccttgttggatttggtgtggccttgttggaggaagtacatcattgTGTgtatgagctttaagaccctcatcctagttccttgcaagtcagtcttctgtttgtaTTCAggataagatgtagaactcccagctcttcCTATATCATGCCTGCCCAGACACTGCCATGCTACTGCTTTGATGATAGTAGACTaaactagccccaattaaatgtggtctttaaaagagttgccttggccatggtgtctgatCATAGCAGTAAAAGCTTGACTAAGACCTTTGAAAAGCCCTATCTTTTAGGTTTGGGCAAGTAATAGCTAAAGCAACCTCACAGACTCGGACATGGACACCCAAAATCCAGGCCAGCACAATCTCCACATTGTGGCTCCTATGGCATTGGCCAGAGTCTCTTGCAAAGCTTTTGAGCTACTCCTGTGTGGGGCAAATAGATTTGTTATTTCCACTAATTACTGGTTCATCCTGTGTATTTGTAGGAGATTGTGCTGTATATGAACTTCTGTTATAGcaatttctgtttttatcacATTTCTATGACTTGTTCATATTAGAGCTTATCACTAtcattttttacataaaaatgttttattacatttctaTGACTTGTTCTTATTGGAGCTTATCACTTTATCACTTTTTTACATTTGATTGCTTGATAacactaaatattttcttctccaaaaGAGATCCTCATGAGTCAGTTTCTAGGATGCTACAAAGCCTTCTTATGTCAGACTGGAGAACTTCATGCACAGAATGGGGCAGTCTTGTGACATTGACATGGAATATCATCACCTTGGCAGTTGCATGTACCCTTCACTGAGCATTTGATGCTGCATACTCAGAAACTACTGGTGGTCATTTCCTGAAACAATGCAGGACCTGACACAGCTGAGTCCTGACAATGCCTGGTCAGTTGCCTTAGGTGCTGGACATAGCTTGGAGTTGCACAGTACCTCTGTCAACCACACTTGATGCAGCTGCCCAAGGCCAGCAGCTATAGGGAAGGACCCCATTCCTTTCCCCGTCCCCTGCCAATGTCCACCCAGGAATGCACTTGAATCAAGTGGGTAAGGATTCAAGACACTCTTCCATCTGTAGTCTAAATCCCTGGGCAGAGCTCAGGAGCTGGCCTGTGTGAACACAGGACACTGTGGGACCAGAGGATGGCGTGGGAACAGTGGCATGTTGTTGGAAAGTGATCAGAAACCTTTAGCATTCAGAAAAAGTTCAATACAATTTGGCTGCAGATCAAGAGTGCAGAGTTGGCTCTGTCTTCCACCCTGTGTAGACTAGCTCTGACTGAACAGTGTCCTTCACTGTGTCTGCACAACTGTCTGCAGATTATAGAAGGGTGTGACTTTTTTAGCATGCCGTGCACTGTAAGGGCCAGTGTTTATAGTTTAGCAGATGAACATCAAGCTTTCAAGTCCACACCTATGAAAGATAGTATGTCACAAAGGCAACTGaaagtttatataaatatacaaacagaGAGTAAGAGGGTGTGGGGAGAGAATTCTGAAGAGTGAACGAAGTCCCAGACATACAGTAACTGATTGGGGCTGATTCTTCTTGAAGATGATGATATTTAGGGTTATTTTTAATACTGGTTATTTTTTAACTATAATAAAACAGAAGGGTAAATCTGGCTTGGCAGAGGTATCTGGTAGCCTCCCTGGTTCTTGCATTCTTCTTTTCGTCCCAGAAGGGAGGTATTAACAAAATCTTTATCTGGGAATGTGCAGTATACACCCAGGGATGACGTCACATGGCTCCTGTTCCTTGTGCACTTAACCAGCTGCTGGACCTTGGTCTTTACGGCTCAGACTACAGCTGCAGATGCATCTGTTGGTGAGTAGACCTGACGAGAGTCTGTACATCACAGGATGGTCACTAGACAGTCTGTTCTTTCTTTACAGAACCTCttctattctttattctttactgTCTTACATATAAGGAGGAAAGAAACTCggcttcttcctcttttattcctcttctttttccagtttctcatcgtcctccttcttcccctccacttctccttctctttctttgtttggtgagccctggctgtccagtaactcactctgtagaccaggctggcctaaaactctgATTTACATATGGCTCtccatcccagggctgggattaaagctgtccACTACCACAAACAGCTTCTTCCTAAGGATTCTGTTCAGTACTACCTTACTGAGAATTTTTCTATAATAGAAATGAAGCAattgtactacacacacacacacacacacacacacacacacacacacacgcacgcacgcacgcactgaCAGATACCCACAAGACATGCCTTGACTATACTTTGTTCCCCCTGCCTTAGACTAACAAATGTTAGACTGTAAGTCATCTGGAAACACAGCCACCCTTCTGCATTTTTAATTACTCCTAGGGCAGGACATTTGTTTTCAAAACTGTCTTTTGGTGGTTTATTTAATTTCAAGCGTAGGTAATTTTTAATGGTTACAATAATGCAAAATTAactgtcttcattttgtttacattccaCAATATGAAGCAGACAGTGGGTAACACAAATTCAAAGTATATGTTCTTGAAGAAGTAATGTTTCCTGTAGAACCTAGACAAGCACCCACTCTGTGCCTACTCACAGGGTAAGTACTCACTCTGTCAGTGGTTGTGGGACATGAGGCAGATACCCGAGACCCTGAGCTTCTCTTTTATAAAAGAGGGGAGTGTGCTGGGTGCAACGGAATCACCAGAGAGGCTCAGGGACACTGCTGGCTTGGGATGCTGCTCTGTCATTGCTCTGCCTTCACTGTTAGCAATGCAAAGGGTTCACATTGCATCAAGCTGTTCACATGGCATCAAATGGCACAGCAGTAAGAACCAGAGAGCTGATAATCCCTTACCTTCTGCAGACCCCATGCTCACTGCTGCCTGGGGACACTAATGCCAGTGGACACCACTTGACACAGGGCACTGACCCTGAAAACACACCTCCTGCGCCTCACCTGCCTCATGACCTCCACTCACCCAGCAGACAGTGTTCAGAGCCTCTCAGAGTCTGTGGCTCCCTCCCCAGTCTTTGTTCACCATCAAAACTACAAACTGGGTCAGCATAAAAACATAAACTGAACATTAAAAggtttaaacttttaaaagatctAAGTTTCTTTTCATgaacacttctttttaaaatggaaatctaTCTTGTTACTTCCTATCTCTCACTctatcttctgtctctatctctgtccatCTCTTCCCATAGGTCTCAAATCTACCTGGCATTTATATGAGGCACCAAGAACCTCTCTGTGTTCTCCATATCAGCAGCAGCTTGGGCAGAACGAGGCACTTTAAAGGCTTCAGGAACAGGTTTGCTTTTGTCCCTTTGTTATATAAATGTTCCAGAGACTTGTGCTTTTTATCTCACGGCCCGTCTCTTGTAATTATTGCTAACATCTCAGCAAGAGACTTAATTTTCTTCCTATTGCTTAGGGAAATCAAAATTATGTTACtagtttagaaattaaaaaaaaaactttaaaaatctctcttTAAGAAGTGCATGTGGAAGAGGCATTTCTGAGCCTGGTCCAGGAGGCTGGATACATGGTGTCTGATGCTGTTTCTCACTGTGTTGTGGCTATTGAAACCTTCAAGCTTAGTTTACATTCTTGTACTATTGTCCCAGCATGGGTTGGCACTGACATTGTTCAGTGCAACCAAGGTTAATGTGTCCCTGGGTTTCTCTCAGCATCTAACACAGAGGCAGGGTGAGTGTGGGGTGAAGGAATGGTGAACTGCTCTCAGGAACATCCTAGAGCTCTGTTCTCTGCCCTCAGACTCCATAAGAAAGTAAGTGGCTGACAGTCCACGAAGATGTTGCTGCCACACCCTGGCCTGGCTACCAGCAGTGACTGCTAAAGCCTCAGTCTCCTGATGAAGCTTAGAGCAAATGGACAGCCTGTGAGGAGATGAACTAGGAGAAGCAGAGACCACAAGAGGTGGGACTTCCAATTAACTGTGTCTAACCAGTGTTGGATGAGAAACACATTACGTGTATTATTGTGTCTACAATTTCATATGAATACATTTATATGAATGTACATTTAAAGATCATTTATTTATCAAAACAAAGTTACAGGACAGTTTGAATTCAATTTGAAATGGGCTGTATACAGCACTCAATAAGATCTTGTACCATATTAAGACCACGTTCTTCAATGCATGCTAAACTGGAGAGCATGTCCCATATTGTGATAATCTTAGAAGCAGTTCTGCAATGCTTCTGAAGAATAACTTGTGTGTTAATGTTCTGAATAATTAATGTGTTTActtatttccttgttttcaaTTCACTTTCATTGTGGTTTGTTGTTTTCACTATATTTGTTAGTAATGAAAAAATCATTATGCAAATTTGAAGACCTTATTCATAAAGAACATATTTGTCATCAGCAAAGATCAGTGTTGTCTCTACTCTGAGTGACGATGTCTCTAGCCACATCTGTGAATTATTGCTTTGTTAAGGCAATATAATTTTTGTCTTAAATTATAGGCAgattatcattttcaaatatagCAGCCAGGAGACTTTTTAACATAATAGCCTTGTGCACCTATCAATAGTTAGTGAACCTCAAAGCTTCTTGGTTGCCTAGGAGACACCCATGGACATCACCACCTGGATGAACAACTACACTGGACAGTCAGATTTTGATCTGGTGGGACTCTTTAGTCAATCCAAACACCCTTCCCTGCTTGCTGTGCTCATATTTGTGGTTTTCCTGATGGCCTTATCTGGGAATGCCCTCCTGATCCTGTTGATACTCTCTGACACCCaactccacacacccatgtactttttcaTCAGCCAGCTGTCCCTCATGGACATGATGTACATTTCTGTCACTGTGCCCAAGATGCTCATGGACCAGGTCCTGGGGAACCACAGGATCTCAGCTGCTGCCTGTGGGATGCAGATGTTCCTCTACCTGACACTTGTGGGGTCAGAATTTTTCCTTCTGGCTGCCATGtcttatgaccgctatgtggccatctgccatCCACTCCGGTATCCTGTCCTCATGAACCACAGGGTGTGTCTCCTCCTGTTGTCTGTCTGTTGGCTCCTGGGATCCTTAGATGGCTTCATGCTCACCCCTGTCACTATGACATTCCCATTTTGTGGATCTCGGGAGATCCAACACTTCTTCTGTGAGGTCCCTGCTGTGACAAAGCTCTCCTGCTCAGACACCTGGCTCTATGAGAccctcatgtatgtgtgttgtgtgctcaTGCTTCTCATCCCCGTGACAGTCATTTCAGGCTCCTACTCATCCATCCTCCTCACTGTTCTCAGGATGAACTCAGCGGAGGGCAGGAAGAAGGCTCTTGCTACCTGTTCCTCCCACATGACGGTGGTCATTCTCTTCTATGGTGCTGCTGTCTATACATATATGCTACCTAGCTCATTCCATACCCCTGAGAAGGACATGGTGGTGTCTGTGTTTTACACCATACTCACGCCTCTGTTGAACCCAATAATCTATAGTCTTAGGAATAAGAATGTCACTGAGGCTATAAAGAAATTGTTGGGTGAAAATTCCTCTTTCCAGAAACAATGAAGTAAACAATTAAGAatgtatatttcttttccttttctctacacATCTGTTTTTCCCATTCTATACTGAGGTTATTCCTCATCCTTCTTGTTTCATTTCatattcattcctttttagaGAATCATTTGTCGATTCCTAAAATTTCTTCATTAACCTAATTCCCCATTCACAAACTCTATTTGTATTCTCTCTTTGTTACATTTTTTGAAGCTaataatggttattttattttgtagtacTATGCATTTTCTTATCACTCCAAATTTATGTCATGAGTAATAAATGATCATAATATGTTCAACTGATAAACATagaataagtttttaaaatgtgtttagcAATGTTTACAAGAGGCGAATTGAGACATGGCATATCGAataaattctttgtattttattgataatttatgtaaatttgaaattagattaaaaataaacgACAAGTTATATTTTTCTCCCTTCAGCTCCTGTATTatgatatagtaaaaataatacttaaaagaGCCAAAAGTGCATAAATGGTATGTACTTTCTAATTAGTAAATATTAgtccaaaaaagtacagaatacccaagatacagtctactGAATTCAAAAAATTCAACAAGCTgtagggcccaagtgaggatgcctaaGTCCCactttgggaggaagaagaaagtaacCACATGGGGAGTGTTTTGGGAGGGAAAgtggcaggggggaggggaacatgatctggtactgAGGGGGATGTGGGGAGGACTGAAGCAgtgagtgccagcagaaagaatggaaacaggcaatctccAGAGGTAGGGAGTAGAGAgcaccctccagaatgtaccagagacccaagaggtgagagaccctcaggactcaaagggaggggccctagatgaaatgctctacagtggggagagg
The genomic region above belongs to Rattus rattus isolate New Zealand chromosome 9, Rrattus_CSIRO_v1, whole genome shotgun sequence and contains:
- the LOC116909477 gene encoding olfactory receptor 2T29-like, whose product is MDITTWMNNYTGQSDFDLVGLFSQSKHPSLLAVLIFVVFLMALSGNALLILLILSDTQLHTPMYFFISQLSLMDMMYISVTVPKMLMDQVLGNHRISAAACGMQMFLYLTLVGSEFFLLAAMSYDRYVAICHPLRYPVLMNHRVCLLLLSVCWLLGSLDGFMLTPVTMTFPFCGSREIQHFFCEVPAVTKLSCSDTWLYETLMYVCCVLMLLIPVTVISGSYSSILLTVLRMNSAEGRKKALATCSSHMTVVILFYGAAVYTYMLPSSFHTPEKDMVVSVFYTILTPLLNPIIYSLRNKNVTEAIKKLLGENSSFQKQ